DNA sequence from the Candidatus Zixiibacteriota bacterium genome:
GCCGTCCACCAGCCGGGAATCTCTTTGAAAAAAATTATCGCCAGAATCGTTGCGCCGATCGGCTCTCCCAGAATGGTCGTCGCCACCTTATGCGCCGGCACATATTTCAGAAGCCAGTTGTAAAGAGAATGTCCCAGTACGGTCGGCACTAATGCCAGAAGCAGAAACAGCAGCCAACTCTTGGCGGGATAATCAGTCAGATTCTCCCCGAACATGAGTGAAATCAGAAGGAGTGTTACCGCCGACACCGAATAGACCGGAAAGATATACCCGAGATTATCGAGTCGCGACCGCAATTGTCGTCCGATAAAAAGATAAGTCGCCGCGCAGACCGCGCCAATCAGCGCCAGGATATCCCCCAAAATATATTTTTCCCCAAGGTCAAAATCGCCGCGCGATATGACCACCATCCCGACCAGCGCCAGCGCCATCCCGACTACCGAACGGCCCGGTATCTTTTCTTTGAGAATGAGCGCTTCCATCAGCAGTACCCACATCGGTTGCGTGGCGACCAGAATGGTCGAATTGGAGATGGTGGTATAGAAAAGTGACGTTACCCAGACCGCAAAATGCAAGCCAAGAACAACCCCTGAAGTCAAAAGAAGCCACAGTTCTGCCGGCGATAAAATCCGAAATGTTCGCCGGATATGGGGCACAGCCGGGATTGCCAGAATTAGCGCGGCAAACCCCATTCGGTAAAACGCTGTCGGGAGCGGCTCCGCGCCGGTCAGCTTTATCAGCACCGCCGCCCAGGAGACCGCGAAAGTCGCTACAAACAGCGAAAGATATAATCTCCCTTGCGTCACCATTTTTTATATATTGCCGGACAATATAGGTAATCAACTGCACCATGTCGATATATTTGCTCATCGCCGTCTTATTCTGGGGATTCTCCTACATTGCTATCAAAGTCGCCCTGAAATATCTGACTCCGGTGGAAATGATTGCCGCCCGTTTTGTGCTGGGAGGATTGACCCTCCTGGTCATAATCTGGTTCAAGGGTATCTCATTTGATATCAGAAAGCAGGCGCGCCTTATAATCATTTCGGCTGCGATTCTCTTCCTGCACTTCTGGGTCATGGCGACCGGCATGATGACCACTACCGCCACCAATACCGCCTGGATTCTGACCACCGCCCCGATTTTTATTGCCCTGCTCTCTTTTGTCATTCTGAAGGAGCCGTTCGGAATCTTTCAGATTTTGGGAGTTGTTCTGGCAACCATAGGAGTCATATTTCTTGTCTCCAAAGGAGAATTTGGCTCACTCGGTTGGATTTCTTCCACCGGCGATTGGATTGTTCTGGGAAGCTGTCTCACCTGGGCGTTTTATACTATCGTGACCCGCAGAATCACCCGGTCGGTTAATCCCCTGGTGGCGACTTTCTGGATGATTGCAATCGCCGGGCTTGTGATTGTGCCCTACAGTCTGCTTCGAAGCGGTCATCAGGTTTACTGGAGTATGCAGCCTGACGGGGTTGTGGCGCTGGTCTTCCTGGGGGTCGGCTGCCTGGCGATTTCATTCTGGGCATGGTCGGAGGGGCTGGCGCGCAAACCGGCCGGTGAAGTCGGCATTTATCTTTATCTGGAGCCGCTGTTTACCATGCTCGGGGCCG
Encoded proteins:
- a CDS encoding DMT family transporter, encoding MVTQGRLYLSLFVATFAVSWAAVLIKLTGAEPLPTAFYRMGFAALILAIPAVPHIRRTFRILSPAELWLLLTSGVVLGLHFAVWVTSLFYTTISNSTILVATQPMWVLLMEALILKEKIPGRSVVGMALALVGMVVISRGDFDLGEKYILGDILALIGAVCAATYLFIGRQLRSRLDNLGYIFPVYSVSAVTLLLISLMFGENLTDYPAKSWLLFLLLALVPTVLGHSLYNWLLKYVPAHKVATTILGEPIGATILAIIFFKEIPGWWTAVGGALILAGIFVVLSRK
- a CDS encoding DMT family transporter, coding for MSIYLLIAVLFWGFSYIAIKVALKYLTPVEMIAARFVLGGLTLLVIIWFKGISFDIRKQARLIIISAAILFLHFWVMATGMMTTTATNTAWILTTAPIFIALLSFVILKEPFGIFQILGVVLATIGVIFLVSKGEFGSLGWISSTGDWIVLGSCLTWAFYTIVTRRITRSVNPLVATFWMIAIAGLVIVPYSLLRSGHQVYWSMQPDGVVALVFLGVGCLAISFWAWSEGLARKPAGEVGIYLYLEPLFTMLGAAFLIKEPITLWLILGALFIVAAVYVSERFGKTVKSPSPVDV